A single genomic interval of Flavihumibacter rivuli harbors:
- a CDS encoding CPBP family intramembrane glutamic endopeptidase has translation MAEGAILFKKDNLEFFFWMCIFFLTSFSYKKWQSGILPHSALNWKASAPREVLSGLFIGIGCASAAFTIALGSHLIAIETYPSFLPFTRSFIMLSFGVLLTSLSEDILTRVIWYDRFQKQITPSALIFLTTLLYSLNHIYRYNDGWLVWTHLILIGLIFGTTLVQKRTIWFSFGIHWGLNIIYQVTNNIIQTREINTSFSGFHILVILEAILLLFLLLIRNQSQNIKQPITQ, from the coding sequence TTGGCTGAAGGAGCTATACTTTTCAAAAAGGATAATCTGGAATTCTTTTTCTGGATGTGTATATTTTTCCTCACGAGTTTTAGCTACAAAAAATGGCAGTCAGGAATACTCCCCCATTCGGCATTGAATTGGAAAGCTTCGGCTCCCAGGGAAGTACTTTCAGGATTATTTATCGGTATTGGTTGCGCATCAGCAGCCTTTACTATTGCCTTAGGAAGCCATTTGATAGCAATTGAAACCTACCCTTCATTCCTGCCATTTACCCGTTCCTTCATAATGCTCTCCTTTGGCGTATTGCTTACCTCATTAAGTGAGGATATACTTACGAGGGTTATCTGGTATGACCGATTCCAAAAGCAGATCACCCCCTCTGCACTAATATTCCTCACAACATTGTTGTATTCCCTCAATCATATTTACAGATACAATGATGGATGGCTGGTTTGGACACATCTTATCCTGATAGGGTTGATCTTCGGTACTACATTGGTACAGAAAAGAACAATCTGGTTCTCATTTGGGATTCATTGGGGCCTCAATATCATTTACCAGGTTACTAATAACATTATCCAGACCAGGGAAATCAATACATCATTTTCTGGTTTCCATATCCTTGTCATATTAGAAGCAATCCTGCTTCTCTTCCTGCTCTTAATAAGAAATCAGTCACAAAATATCAAACAACCTATTACTCAATAA
- a CDS encoding S41 family peptidase — MKKIMIAVLLGLFLSPVLGQPVFDSSAYVRFYKSRFPAMVIDTTTRINDLGTEEKIAGLSKVWAEAKYGFANFDLIPYLNWDSAYQAFIPKVLSTKSILDYYKVLKQFNQLLRDGHSRVIEPLAYFIENNHGVPMRFKWIDQKAVLSWSDLPYQPKGPKIGWALEMIDGIPIQQYIRENISPYLHFSTTQDSISRIYSYELLKGRKNSVVSLTFSDEKGNLMEYKFNRSRFKEGKLLEFQKLPGDIGWVKLNSFDNPAIVGQFDSIFNQVKTCRALVIDIRSNGGGNSSNGYEILGYLTAEPFLQEMQVMRNYNATRRAWGDIPVNIQISRYDWKPYRKKLFTGQVLVLTDAATYSAAEDFTAAFRSLKRGIAIGLPTGGSTGQPLGYNLPGGGLGFVCTKRDVLPDGTEFVGYGIKPDITVGYTRKGLLAGKDEVLEYAIRYLNQPGK; from the coding sequence ATGAAAAAAATAATGATTGCTGTTTTACTCGGTCTTTTCCTAAGCCCAGTCCTGGGGCAACCTGTATTTGATTCTTCTGCCTATGTCAGGTTCTATAAGTCAAGGTTCCCCGCAATGGTAATAGATACGACTACCCGGATCAATGACCTGGGTACAGAAGAAAAAATTGCAGGCCTGAGCAAGGTTTGGGCAGAAGCCAAATATGGGTTTGCCAATTTTGACCTCATCCCCTACCTTAATTGGGATAGTGCCTACCAGGCATTTATACCCAAAGTATTGTCAACAAAGTCCATTCTTGATTATTACAAGGTATTGAAGCAGTTCAACCAGTTACTGAGGGACGGACATTCAAGGGTAATTGAGCCACTGGCCTACTTCATTGAAAACAACCATGGGGTTCCCATGCGATTCAAATGGATCGATCAAAAAGCTGTGCTATCATGGTCTGATCTCCCCTATCAACCAAAAGGCCCGAAGATCGGATGGGCTCTGGAAATGATCGACGGCATTCCCATTCAACAATACATCAGGGAAAATATCAGTCCTTACCTTCATTTTTCAACGACCCAGGACAGCATTTCCAGGATCTATTCCTATGAACTGCTGAAAGGAAGAAAGAATAGTGTCGTCAGCCTTACCTTCTCAGATGAAAAAGGGAACCTTATGGAATACAAGTTCAACAGGTCCCGGTTTAAGGAGGGTAAACTACTTGAATTCCAAAAATTGCCGGGAGATATTGGGTGGGTAAAACTGAACAGTTTCGACAACCCTGCCATAGTCGGACAATTCGACAGCATTTTCAACCAGGTAAAAACCTGCAGGGCCCTGGTCATCGATATCAGGTCTAATGGTGGCGGTAACAGTTCCAATGGGTATGAGATCCTGGGCTACCTGACCGCCGAGCCCTTCCTGCAAGAAATGCAGGTGATGAGGAATTACAACGCAACAAGGAGGGCCTGGGGTGATATACCGGTGAATATCCAGATCAGCAGGTACGACTGGAAACCTTACAGAAAAAAGCTTTTTACAGGACAGGTGTTAGTCCTCACTGATGCGGCCACCTATTCTGCCGCTGAGGATTTTACGGCCGCATTCAGGAGTCTGAAAAGAGGGATCGCTATTGGCCTGCCCACAGGTGGGAGCACGGGGCAACCACTAGGTTATAACCTTCCGGGAGGTGGCCTGGGATTTGTATGTACCAAAAGGGATGTATTACCTGACGGAACTGAGTTTGTTGGTTATGGGATCAAACCCGATATAACGGTCGGCTATACCCGAAAAGGTTTACTGGCAGGCAAAGATGAAGTGCTGGAATATGCCATACGCTACCTTAACCAGCCTGGTAAATAA
- a CDS encoding PepSY domain-containing protein: MAKSKHYYIRKAHRYLGVILGIQFLLWTIGGLYFSWSDMDQVHGDHQKKEVPLLPSSITLVSPSVVLDNINMVHRIDSIVSIQLIDVLGKPYYQVRCISAIGQNKQTGHHAGAMNHLADAVTGAIRGPLSKNEAIALAQSRFDGKPEVESVQRLTTVGKHHEYREGPLPAYAVRFRHPSRTTVYVAAELGTVQKFRNKEWRIFDFLWMLHTMDYEGRDNIGNWLLRIFSIFGLITVFSGFVLYFISSRRFKRRSTLK; this comes from the coding sequence ATGGCTAAATCAAAGCATTATTATATCCGAAAGGCTCATCGTTACCTGGGGGTAATATTGGGTATTCAGTTCCTCTTATGGACCATAGGTGGTCTTTACTTCAGTTGGAGTGATATGGACCAGGTTCATGGTGACCACCAGAAAAAGGAAGTTCCATTACTGCCTTCTTCCATTACACTGGTTTCCCCTTCAGTAGTATTGGATAATATCAATATGGTCCACAGGATCGATTCAATTGTTTCCATACAATTGATCGATGTGTTGGGCAAGCCTTATTACCAGGTTCGTTGTATCTCCGCCATTGGACAGAATAAGCAGACTGGCCATCATGCAGGTGCTATGAACCATCTTGCTGATGCGGTTACCGGGGCAATCAGGGGTCCCTTATCAAAGAACGAAGCCATCGCACTTGCACAGTCAAGGTTTGATGGGAAACCGGAAGTTGAATCCGTGCAAAGATTGACCACGGTGGGTAAACATCATGAATACAGGGAAGGACCGCTTCCTGCCTATGCTGTCAGGTTCAGGCATCCTTCCCGTACCACTGTTTATGTGGCAGCCGAGTTGGGTACGGTGCAGAAGTTCAGGAATAAGGAATGGAGGATTTTTGATTTCCTCTGGATGCTGCATACCATGGACTATGAGGGCAGGGACAATATTGGGAATTGGTTACTGCGGATCTTTTCCATTTTTGGGTTAATAACAGTCTTCAGTGGATTTGTCCTTTACTTTATCAGCAGCAGGAGGTTCAAGAGAAGGAGCACGCTGAAGTAA
- a CDS encoding DUF2911 domain-containing protein produces the protein MSRLLLVALTLLLNGVTGRSYAQAQPEEVCYNPNAIKDTTKKSIKSMAIGVVGTDSITIAYHSPGVRKRVIWGGLVPLDEVWVTGAHNATAITFHKPLLIGGITIAPGKYAIFTIPGQDKWIFILNKNWNQHLASEYDQKDDLVRLEVKPVPHEHTERLQYLVEPVKGNDGQIVFLWEKLKWVVPFSSK, from the coding sequence ATGAGTCGTCTCTTATTAGTAGCCCTGACACTACTCCTCAATGGAGTAACCGGCCGATCATACGCACAGGCTCAGCCTGAGGAAGTCTGTTATAATCCCAATGCCATTAAGGATACCACCAAGAAAAGTATTAAATCCATGGCCATTGGGGTGGTGGGAACGGATTCCATCACTATTGCCTACCATTCCCCTGGTGTAAGGAAAAGGGTCATCTGGGGTGGACTGGTACCTTTAGATGAAGTATGGGTAACCGGTGCACATAATGCCACTGCTATCACCTTTCATAAGCCATTGTTGATCGGGGGTATAACCATCGCACCCGGTAAGTACGCCATCTTTACCATCCCGGGACAGGATAAGTGGATCTTTATCCTCAATAAGAACTGGAACCAGCACCTTGCCTCTGAATATGACCAGAAGGATGACCTTGTCAGGCTAGAGGTAAAGCCTGTTCCCCATGAACACACTGAGCGGTTGCAATACCTGGTAGAGCCGGTTAAGGGTAACGATGGCCAGATCGTTTTCCTTTGGGAAAAGCTTAAATGGGTGGTTCCCTTCTCTTCAAAGTAA
- a CDS encoding flavin reductase family protein, with protein MTKQIWKALSLLQETGDSITIKFDTMGSPFDYQPGQYIDLGFEWKGELLRRSYSLSSVPGLDENPAITVKRVEGGLVSSILTGQPDSIKEWMIEGPFGQFTPGSSSKPAKHYVLLAGGSGITPLYAIAKYLLHFSDATITLVYASRNWESTIFGQELLYLSQSFSHRLKLLFALSAEKDEGLLPPQALFKGRLTRLALKKILRPVLQENADGSSEIFICGPQGLNEMGIEVMKELGVDESGIHLEWFNPVSIDPEEGELEDQQVLIHFYEQTNLLDVKAGQSILAAALGDRIPVSYSCQTGTCGRCAAKLVSGKVKMAANYALNKDDLNAGLVLLCQAYPGDDQVTVSVNGVEA; from the coding sequence ATGACAAAGCAGATATGGAAAGCATTATCCCTTTTACAGGAGACCGGTGATTCGATTACCATCAAGTTTGATACGATGGGTAGTCCATTTGATTATCAACCTGGCCAATATATTGACCTGGGTTTCGAGTGGAAAGGTGAATTGCTCAGGAGGTCCTATTCCCTGAGTTCTGTTCCAGGACTGGATGAGAACCCGGCCATCACAGTGAAAAGGGTGGAAGGGGGCCTTGTGAGTAGTATCCTTACCGGCCAACCGGATTCAATCAAAGAGTGGATGATAGAAGGGCCATTTGGACAATTTACGCCAGGAAGCAGCTCCAAACCAGCCAAGCATTATGTTCTGCTGGCGGGCGGGAGTGGTATCACTCCTTTATATGCCATTGCCAAATACCTTTTACATTTTTCAGACGCTACCATAACGCTTGTCTACGCCAGCAGGAATTGGGAGTCGACCATTTTTGGCCAGGAATTATTGTACTTGTCACAATCGTTCTCTCATCGGCTTAAACTGTTGTTTGCCCTTTCCGCAGAAAAGGACGAAGGGCTATTGCCACCACAAGCCCTCTTTAAAGGCCGCTTAACCAGGCTGGCCTTAAAAAAAATCCTTCGCCCCGTTTTGCAGGAGAATGCCGATGGGTCGTCAGAGATCTTCATATGCGGTCCACAGGGTCTAAACGAAATGGGGATCGAAGTGATGAAGGAACTGGGAGTTGATGAGTCAGGGATCCATCTGGAATGGTTCAATCCTGTATCAATTGATCCAGAAGAAGGGGAACTGGAAGACCAGCAGGTACTCATTCATTTTTATGAACAGACCAACCTGCTGGATGTGAAGGCGGGTCAGTCCATTTTGGCTGCCGCTCTTGGCGACAGGATACCCGTTAGCTATAGTTGCCAGACAGGGACCTGTGGACGCTGCGCAGCGAAGTTGGTTTCGGGCAAAGTAAAAATGGCTGCAAATTATGCCCTGAACAAGGATGACCTCAATGCAGGTTTGGTCCTGCTCTGCCAGGCTTATCCCGGGGACGACCAGGTTACGGTTTCTGTTAATGGGGTGGAAGCCTGA
- a CDS encoding YceI family protein — translation MATWIIDPSHSEVSFKVKHLVISTVTGKFSSFEGSLESAKDDFTDARISFSAQVESLSTGNDQRDGHLKSADFFDAENHPTLTFTSTAIAHKGGSDYVLTGDLTIRGTTKPVTLNVEFGGTQVDFYGNTVAGFEINGKINRQEYGLHWSAVTEAGGIVVSDEVKIHINAELIKK, via the coding sequence ATGGCAACCTGGATTATTGACCCATCGCACTCAGAGGTGAGCTTTAAAGTAAAGCACCTTGTTATTTCAACTGTAACCGGAAAATTCAGTTCATTCGAAGGCAGCCTGGAATCAGCAAAGGACGACTTCACTGATGCCAGGATCAGCTTCTCCGCACAGGTTGAGAGCCTTTCCACCGGTAACGACCAAAGGGATGGCCACCTGAAATCAGCAGATTTCTTTGATGCTGAAAACCACCCTACCCTGACCTTCACTTCTACAGCTATTGCCCATAAGGGAGGCAGTGATTATGTTTTGACCGGGGACCTGACCATCAGGGGTACAACAAAGCCGGTTACCTTAAACGTAGAGTTCGGTGGCACCCAAGTAGATTTCTATGGCAATACAGTAGCTGGTTTTGAGATCAATGGTAAGATCAACCGCCAGGAATATGGCCTGCATTGGAGTGCAGTAACTGAGGCGGGTGGTATTGTAGTTTCTGATGAAGTGAAGATCCATATCAACGCAGAGTTGATCAAAAAATAA
- a CDS encoding OmpA family protein has translation MKKFFLGAVLLTVSCFNSLAQQDATNAGEPVINTFSKFDFIPGEKIVYFNNFSSDLMGELPAGWNTDGSGEVVSIEGFNGKWIKLMQNANFITDNAKPFGTDFTIEFDLLLNFNYQDAMFPPVSFGFLSSGSVTPNENRVLQNLFQYALLGVDLNVGIEQNSISKLVSYHGGEEYFNSGEKPFKKLENLIKKAIHISIQVQKERCRVWINEDKLFDIPKAVPMGASINQLFFRVAESSYTNDQVGVLVSNLKVANGIPDIRKKLVTEGRFSTTGILFDVNDDQIRPESYGALKEIAAAIVSAQGIKVKVIGHTDSDGDDKKNLELSGRRAESVKSFLVKHFGIDPAQLSTEGKGETLPVADNQTREGKAQNRRVELVRLK, from the coding sequence ATGAAGAAATTTTTTTTAGGAGCTGTCCTCCTGACAGTTAGCTGTTTTAATTCCTTGGCTCAGCAGGATGCGACAAATGCCGGGGAACCAGTAATCAACACTTTTTCAAAGTTTGATTTTATTCCTGGTGAAAAGATTGTATACTTCAATAATTTCTCTTCAGATCTGATGGGTGAATTGCCCGCAGGTTGGAATACAGATGGTTCAGGGGAAGTCGTGTCAATTGAAGGCTTCAACGGAAAATGGATAAAATTGATGCAGAACGCCAATTTTATCACCGATAACGCGAAACCGTTTGGGACCGATTTCACCATTGAATTTGATTTGCTTCTAAACTTCAACTACCAGGATGCAATGTTCCCACCTGTATCCTTTGGTTTCCTTTCGTCGGGAAGTGTTACCCCAAATGAAAATAGAGTTTTACAAAATTTATTTCAGTATGCACTACTGGGGGTAGATTTAAATGTAGGCATTGAGCAGAACTCTATTTCCAAACTGGTCAGTTATCATGGTGGTGAAGAATACTTCAATTCAGGCGAAAAACCATTCAAGAAATTGGAGAACCTGATAAAAAAGGCAATACATATCAGCATCCAGGTGCAAAAGGAGCGATGCAGGGTATGGATCAATGAAGATAAATTATTTGATATACCCAAAGCGGTTCCAATGGGTGCAAGCATTAACCAATTGTTTTTCCGCGTTGCTGAAAGTAGCTATACAAATGACCAGGTAGGGGTCTTGGTTTCCAACCTTAAAGTAGCCAATGGAATACCCGATATCAGGAAAAAGCTGGTTACTGAGGGTAGGTTTTCTACCACAGGTATTCTATTCGATGTGAATGATGACCAGATCAGGCCAGAGTCATATGGCGCACTTAAGGAGATCGCAGCAGCTATTGTATCAGCACAAGGTATCAAGGTAAAGGTAATTGGCCATACCGATAGTGATGGGGATGACAAAAAGAACCTTGAATTGTCTGGTCGCAGGGCTGAATCGGTAAAGTCATTTCTTGTTAAGCACTTTGGCATTGATCCTGCACAACTTTCTACCGAGGGGAAGGGTGAAACTTTGCCCGTTGCGGATAATCAAACCAGGGAAGGAAAGGCCCAGAACAGAAGGGTGGAATTGGTTAGATTAAAATAG
- a CDS encoding citrate (Si)-synthase, eukaryotic, with protein sequence MGAYKEKFKAKADAAAAEIKELLKEHGNKKIGEVTLSQVYQGMRGMTGLVTETSLLDAHEGIRFRGYSIPELQQKLPKAKGGSEPLPEGLFFLMLYGELPTEEDVNEVTAKWQRRSHVPTHVFNTIDALPLNTHPMTMFVTGVMALQTESNFAKEYAKGLNKKDYWEHVFDDAMDLIARLPRIAAYIYRRKYRNNEHIQPNGLLDWAGNFAHMLGYEDEGFKELMRLYMTIHADHEGGNVSAHTTHLVGSALSDPYLSFAAGMNGLAGPLHGLANQEVIKWIFEMQESLGTDSPSKEQIAQYVKDTLAAGKVVPGYGHAVLRKTDPRFTAQMEFGKKHMPDDNLCNTVWNIYDTVPPILQSLGKIKNPWPNVDAHSGALLVHYGMTEYEFYTVLFAVSRALGVMASLIWDRALGFPIERPKSVTTELVKKWLKGEDEIWGE encoded by the coding sequence ATGGGAGCGTACAAAGAAAAATTTAAGGCGAAAGCAGATGCGGCGGCAGCCGAGATCAAGGAATTATTGAAAGAACATGGTAATAAAAAGATCGGTGAAGTTACCCTTTCCCAGGTTTACCAGGGTATGCGTGGTATGACCGGTCTGGTGACTGAAACTTCATTGCTCGATGCCCACGAAGGGATCAGGTTCCGTGGTTATTCCATTCCCGAATTGCAGCAAAAACTTCCTAAGGCCAAAGGTGGTAGCGAGCCACTTCCGGAAGGCCTTTTCTTCCTGATGTTATATGGTGAACTGCCAACAGAAGAGGATGTGAACGAGGTTACTGCCAAATGGCAGCGCAGGTCCCATGTACCCACACATGTATTCAATACCATTGATGCGCTTCCGCTGAATACCCATCCCATGACCATGTTCGTTACTGGTGTGATGGCCTTGCAAACAGAAAGCAATTTTGCCAAGGAATATGCGAAAGGCCTTAACAAGAAGGATTATTGGGAGCATGTATTTGATGATGCAATGGACCTTATCGCGCGCCTTCCCAGGATCGCGGCCTATATCTATCGCAGGAAGTACAGGAATAACGAGCATATACAACCGAATGGATTGCTCGACTGGGCAGGTAATTTCGCCCATATGCTCGGCTATGAGGATGAAGGATTCAAGGAACTGATGCGTTTGTACATGACCATCCATGCCGACCATGAAGGTGGTAACGTTTCTGCCCATACTACCCACCTGGTAGGTTCCGCACTCAGCGATCCCTACCTCAGCTTTGCAGCCGGTATGAATGGTCTTGCAGGTCCCCTGCACGGTCTTGCCAACCAGGAAGTGATCAAGTGGATCTTCGAAATGCAGGAATCCCTTGGTACTGACTCCCCGTCAAAGGAACAAATTGCCCAATACGTGAAGGATACCCTTGCGGCAGGAAAGGTAGTGCCGGGTTATGGCCATGCCGTGCTGCGCAAGACCGATCCCCGCTTTACGGCGCAAATGGAGTTTGGCAAGAAGCATATGCCGGATGACAACCTTTGCAATACCGTATGGAATATCTATGATACCGTTCCGCCGATCCTGCAGAGCCTTGGCAAGATCAAGAACCCCTGGCCGAATGTGGATGCCCATAGTGGTGCTTTGCTCGTGCATTATGGTATGACCGAGTATGAATTCTATACCGTGTTGTTTGCCGTGAGCCGCGCATTGGGTGTAATGGCAAGCCTGATCTGGGACCGGGCACTGGGATTCCCCATCGAAAGGCCAAAATCTGTAACCACCGAGTTAGTGAAGAAATGGCTCAAGGGCGAGGATGAGATATGGGGAGAATAA
- a CDS encoding LptF/LptG family permease, whose product MKILDWYIFKRFLVTFLFAILTITVIAVVIDTSEKTDDFVKSGLSFTGIVTKYYFGFVPFIISMIFPLIVFIAVIFFTSKLAGRSETVAILAAGIPYNRMLKPYLMAAGLLAVVLLLGNTYVIPRANEIHSTFKATYIDRNSSYYSGQGGSRDFYFRADSNTFVGMKYYDTVNKAASGFFLEKVRGNQVFYNLRTDYIRWDTATKKWRAENVVERKIDGLSETVSKHPFMNLELNMLPSELRRDEYMKDKLSTPELIRFIRREEQRGTEGLNTYKVEIYRRFATPVSVIILTIMGVAVAARKTRGGSGLHLAFGIVMAALFVVMDKFSTVFSTKGSFPPLLAAWLPNIIFGLVTYRLYKNAPK is encoded by the coding sequence ATGAAGATCCTGGATTGGTACATATTCAAAAGATTCCTGGTGACCTTTCTTTTCGCTATCCTTACCATAACGGTCATTGCCGTGGTGATCGATACCAGTGAAAAGACGGATGACTTTGTAAAATCGGGCTTGTCCTTTACCGGCATTGTCACCAAGTATTATTTCGGGTTTGTGCCCTTCATTATTTCCATGATCTTCCCACTGATCGTGTTTATTGCGGTCATTTTCTTTACTTCCAAATTAGCGGGCAGGTCAGAGACGGTAGCTATTTTGGCTGCCGGCATTCCTTACAACCGCATGCTGAAGCCTTACCTGATGGCCGCAGGCCTGCTCGCTGTGGTACTTTTGCTCGGTAATACCTATGTGATCCCCAGGGCCAATGAGATCCACAGCACTTTCAAGGCTACCTATATAGACCGTAACAGTTCTTATTATTCCGGCCAGGGCGGAAGCAGGGATTTTTATTTCAGGGCCGACTCCAACACATTTGTCGGGATGAAATATTATGATACGGTCAATAAGGCGGCCAGTGGCTTCTTCCTGGAAAAGGTAAGGGGAAACCAGGTGTTCTATAACCTTCGTACAGATTATATCCGCTGGGATACCGCAACAAAGAAATGGCGGGCAGAGAATGTAGTGGAGCGGAAGATTGATGGCCTCAGTGAAACAGTGAGCAAGCATCCATTCATGAACCTGGAGTTGAATATGTTGCCCAGTGAATTGAGAAGGGATGAATACATGAAGGATAAACTGTCCACCCCGGAGCTCATCAGGTTCATCAGGAGGGAAGAACAAAGGGGGACAGAAGGACTCAATACCTATAAAGTGGAGATCTACAGGAGATTTGCCACACCTGTGTCGGTGATCATCCTTACCATCATGGGGGTAGCAGTTGCTGCACGTAAAACCAGGGGTGGGAGCGGATTGCACCTGGCATTTGGGATTGTGATGGCAGCCCTGTTCGTTGTGATGGATAAATTTTCTACGGTTTTTTCTACTAAGGGAAGCTTTCCTCCCTTGCTGGCCGCATGGCTTCCCAACATCATTTTTGGCCTGGTTACCTACAGGTTGTATAAGAATGCCCCTAAATAA
- the tgt gene encoding tRNA guanosine(34) transglycosylase Tgt: MAALEFTLQGTDPNSKARYGLIKTDHGEIETPIFMPVGTAGSVKAVSQQQLKEEVKAQIILGNTYHLYLRPGLDVLEAAGGLHRFNGWDMPILTDSGGYQVFSLAGNRKLTEEGAIFQSHIDGSRHLFSPERVMDIQRIIGADIIMAFDECPPYPSDYTYAKKSMELTHRWLDRCIGRLAETPDKYGYTQNLFPIVQGSTYTDLRKASCEYIASKGAVGNAIGGLSVGEPEEIMYELTALCCEHLPVDKPRYLMGVGTPWNILENISLGVDMFDCVMPTRNGRNAMLFTSKGVINIDNKKWEKDFSPIEDGIDCHFSQYYSKAYLRHLVKAKEILGLTIASVHNLAFYLWLVKEARKHIQAGDFNAWKQEMIPVLKTKL; encoded by the coding sequence ATGGCAGCACTCGAATTCACATTACAGGGAACTGACCCGAATAGTAAGGCACGTTATGGACTTATCAAGACCGACCACGGAGAGATAGAGACCCCTATTTTCATGCCTGTTGGAACCGCAGGAAGTGTTAAGGCAGTGTCGCAGCAACAACTCAAGGAGGAGGTCAAGGCCCAGATCATCCTGGGGAATACTTATCACCTTTACCTGAGGCCAGGCCTTGATGTACTGGAAGCTGCAGGAGGACTTCATCGTTTCAATGGCTGGGACATGCCGATCCTTACCGATAGCGGCGGTTACCAGGTGTTTTCGCTTGCAGGTAACCGTAAGCTTACCGAGGAAGGCGCCATTTTCCAATCCCATATCGACGGTTCCAGGCATCTGTTCTCACCCGAACGGGTGATGGATATCCAGCGTATCATAGGGGCTGATATCATCATGGCCTTTGATGAGTGCCCGCCCTATCCCAGTGACTACACCTATGCCAAAAAATCGATGGAACTTACCCATCGCTGGCTCGACAGGTGTATCGGCCGGCTGGCTGAGACGCCCGATAAATATGGCTATACCCAGAACCTTTTCCCGATCGTACAGGGCAGTACCTATACCGATCTGAGGAAGGCCTCTTGTGAATATATCGCTTCAAAGGGTGCAGTGGGAAATGCCATTGGTGGATTGAGTGTAGGGGAGCCGGAAGAGATCATGTATGAACTGACTGCCCTTTGCTGCGAACACCTACCGGTTGACAAGCCCAGGTACCTGATGGGGGTGGGAACGCCCTGGAATATCCTGGAGAATATCTCACTGGGAGTAGATATGTTCGATTGTGTGATGCCTACCCGCAATGGCCGTAATGCCATGCTGTTCACCAGCAAGGGGGTGATCAATATCGATAACAAGAAATGGGAAAAAGACTTCTCACCCATCGAAGATGGCATAGATTGCCATTTCAGCCAATACTATTCGAAAGCCTACCTGCGCCACCTGGTCAAGGCAAAGGAAATATTGGGCCTCACCATTGCCAGTGTGCATAACCTGGCCTTCTACCTTTGGCTGGTGAAGGAAGCGCGCAAGCATATTCAGGCTGGTGATTTCAATGCATGGAAGCAGGAAATGATCCCGGTCCTGAAAACCAAGCTCTAG